The following are encoded together in the Citrus sinensis cultivar Valencia sweet orange chromosome 1, DVS_A1.0, whole genome shotgun sequence genome:
- the LOC102623385 gene encoding uncharacterized protein LOC102623385 encodes MDSSEGQSSTTHLNSPEEEINVYLKIIKTSTMKVKKSETIKNLKAMIHVKEGISEDICDLFFAGDRLEAGRLVDYGIRNNSTLHFLHQNLSEMKLFVKIPTNQTATVVEAMPYHTVQNIKTMIQVKEGIQSDQFTLVYDGKLLKEDTATMTSMNIKSESIIHLVFCPKEILSILVKATTGEIVNLEVKHSFAIRDVKAIVGSVVGVSAADHVLIYEGKKLEDSKTLAFYDMKDECLLEMFPSSIQIFVRTPIEEIVRLEVEVLIAVRDVKEIVANIIDLSLRNQDLFYAGTKLEACKTLASYGIKNNYVVDVLPSPFQIFVKTWGGKTITLDVQPYNTVQDVKVKLFDKLQTPLHLQSIVFDGKRLFENHVLASYNIQKHSTLHMVLAPSSRIIELPLIFIDPSISLSISISEVKEMAKVKFQAAVKELLVDQVALQDDRTLADYGMDLSEKVVLVF; translated from the exons ATGGATTCATCAGAAGGTCAATCATCCACAACCCACCTCAATTCCCCTGAAGAAGAG ATAAATGTATACTTGAAGATCATAAAAACAAGTACCATGAAAGTTAAGAAATCCGAGACAATCAAGAATCTCAAAGCTATGATACATGTGAAGGAAGGGATATCTGAAGATATTTGCGATCTTTTCTTCGCTGGTGATAGGCTCGAGGCAGGCAGGCTAGTTGATTATGGGATTCGGAACAACTCCACTCTCCATTTTCTTCACCAGAATCTTAGtgaaatgaaattgtttgtgAAAATTCCAACTAATCAAACAGCCACCGTCGTGGAAGCAATGCCTTACCATACTGTTCAAAACATCAAAACAATGATTCAAGTTAAGGAGGGGATTCAATCCGATCAATTTACCCTTGTCTATGATGGAAAACTGCTTAAAGAGGACACGGCGACTATGACCTCCATGAATATCAAGAGTGAATCAATCATTCATTTGGTCTTTTGTCCAAAAGAGATATTATCAATTTTGGTGAAAGCAACAACAGGAGAGATTGTGAATCTTGAAGTTAAACATTCGTTTGCTATTCGTGATGTCAAAGCAATAGTCGGGAGCGTTGTGGGTGTCTCTGCTGCCGATCATGTTTTGATATATGAAGGAAAGAAGCTGGAGGATTCTAAGACTTTGGCATTTTATGACATGAAAGATGAGTGCTTGTTAGAGATGTTTCCATCATCGATTCAGATTTTTGTTAGAACACCAATTGAGGAGATTGTGAGACTCGAAGTTGAAGTGTTGATTGCGGTTCGTGATGTAAAAGAAATTGTTGCAAACATTATTGATTTATCACTTCGCAACCaagatttattttatgctGGAACGAAGCTTGAAGCTTGCAAGACCTTGGCTAGTTATGGCATCAAAAATAATTACGTCGTAGACGTGCTACCTTCCCCATTTCAGATATTTGTTAAGACTTGGGGTGGAAAGACTATAACACTTGATGTCCAGCCATATAACACGGTCCAAGATGTGAAAGTCAAACTTTTTGACAAACTGCAGACtcctcttcatcttcagagtATCGTTTTTGATGGAAAGCGGCTATTTGAAAACCATGTTCTGGCAAGCTACAACATCCAAAAGCATTCGACTCTTCACATGGTTTTGGCACCCTCTTCAAGGATCATCGAATTGCCATTAATCTTTATTGATCCTTCAATATCACTGTCTATTTCCATTTCTGAAGTGAAAGAAATGGCTAAAGTCAAATTTCAAGCTGCAGTGAAGGAGTTATTAGTCGATCAAGTGGCATTACAGGATGACCGCACTCTGGCTGATTATGGTATGGACTTGTCCGAGAAAGTGGTTCTCGTGTTTTGA
- the LOC112495632 gene encoding CRIB domain-containing protein RIC5 isoform X2, with translation MTSVKGLLKGLRYIAQIFDQPKEPEMQIGLPTDVKHVAHIGWDGPSAVDPSWMSGFKCVPEIAKQPSNSIKESKNPAKYLESDIKPQSTTDKPKHKSRSKSSTGGGSVVDSPTKRRSDGSKQSRYSVDSPRGLNKSSLGDDQSTCSDPAGVPKSSRRKKSKGSEGPSKALKSKGGNSLADTDTGQRTKKTEVKLNTVVETNEEDRG, from the exons ATGACATCAGTCAAGGGCCTATTAAAAGGGCTGAGATACATTGCACAAATATTTG ATCAACCTAAAGAACCAGAAATGCAAATTGGTCTCCCCACAGATGTAAAGCATGTTGCCCATATTGGCTGGGATGGTCCATCCGCTGTTGATCCCAGCTGG ATGTCTGGCTTCAAATGTGTTCCGGAAATAGCAAAGCAGCCTTCTAATTCTATTAAAGAATCGAAGAACCCCGCGAAATATTTAGAATCAG ACATAAAGCCTCAAAGTACTACTGATAAGCCTAAGCATAAGTCCAGAAGCAAATCGTCTACAGGCGGAGGCTCAGTCGTAGATTCCCCGACCAAGCGGCGGTCTGATGGATCAAAGCAATCTAGGTATTCAGTAGATTCCCCAAGAGGGCTGAACAAGTCAAGTCTGGGAGATGATCAGTCAACCTGTAGTGATCCTGCTGGTGTTCCAAAATCATCTCGCCGGAAAAAATCCAAGGGCAGTGAAGGGCCCTCGAAAGCATTGAAATCAAAAGGCGGGAATTCTTTGGCTGATACTGACACAGGTCAGAGAACGAAGAAAACAGAGGTAAAGCTAAATACGGTTGTAGAAACGAACGAAGAAGACAGGGGATGA
- the LOC112495632 gene encoding CRIB domain-containing protein RIC5 isoform X1, giving the protein MTSVKGLLKGLRYIAQIFDQPKEPEMQIGLPTDVKHVAHIGWDGPSAVDPSWMSGFKCVPEIAKQPSNSIKESKNPAKYLESGLFVSLNNIFHCVVFCNAKTSKFIVLMLLVSNDTQDIKPQSTTDKPKHKSRSKSSTGGGSVVDSPTKRRSDGSKQSRYSVDSPRGLNKSSLGDDQSTCSDPAGVPKSSRRKKSKGSEGPSKALKSKGGNSLADTDTGQRTKKTEVKLNTVVETNEEDRG; this is encoded by the exons ATGACATCAGTCAAGGGCCTATTAAAAGGGCTGAGATACATTGCACAAATATTTG ATCAACCTAAAGAACCAGAAATGCAAATTGGTCTCCCCACAGATGTAAAGCATGTTGCCCATATTGGCTGGGATGGTCCATCCGCTGTTGATCCCAGCTGG ATGTCTGGCTTCAAATGTGTTCCGGAAATAGCAAAGCAGCCTTCTAATTCTATTAAAGAATCGAAGAACCCCGCGAAATATTTAGAATCAGGTCTGTTTGTTTCATTGAACAACATATTCCATTGTGTTGTTTTTTGCAATGCAAAGACatctaaatttattgttctgaTGTTGCTGGTTTCTAACGATACTCAAGACATAAAGCCTCAAAGTACTACTGATAAGCCTAAGCATAAGTCCAGAAGCAAATCGTCTACAGGCGGAGGCTCAGTCGTAGATTCCCCGACCAAGCGGCGGTCTGATGGATCAAAGCAATCTAGGTATTCAGTAGATTCCCCAAGAGGGCTGAACAAGTCAAGTCTGGGAGATGATCAGTCAACCTGTAGTGATCCTGCTGGTGTTCCAAAATCATCTCGCCGGAAAAAATCCAAGGGCAGTGAAGGGCCCTCGAAAGCATTGAAATCAAAAGGCGGGAATTCTTTGGCTGATACTGACACAGGTCAGAGAACGAAGAAAACAGAGGTAAAGCTAAATACGGTTGTAGAAACGAACGAAGAAGACAGGGGATGA